The following proteins come from a genomic window of Gossypium raimondii isolate GPD5lz chromosome 5, ASM2569854v1, whole genome shotgun sequence:
- the LOC105769410 gene encoding ergosterol biosynthetic protein 28 — protein sequence MLVGSLRLASVWFGFFDIWALRLAVFSNTTMSEVHGRMFGVWTLLTCTLCFLCAFNLENKPLYLVTFLSFIYAFGHFLTEYLFYQTMALSNLTTVGIFAGTSIIWMLLQWNSHQPTHVKRI from the exons ATGCTGGTGGGTTCACTTCGATTAGCATCCGTTTGGTTCGGCTTCTTCGATATTTGGGCTCTTCGTCTTGCTGTTTTCTCCAACACCACTA TGTCTGAAGTTCATGGGAGGATGTTTGGAGTTTGGACGCTTTTGACTTGTACTCTCTGTTTTCTTTGTGCATTTAACTTGGAAAATAAGCCGCTCTACTTGGTGACGTTTCTGTCATTCATCTATgcatttggtcactttttgactgAATACCTCTTCTATCAAACAATGGCCCTCTCAAATCTGACGACTGTAGGCATATTTGCAG GGACATCAATTATATGGATGCTATTACAGTGGAATTCACATCAACCGACACATGTCAAGCGTATCTGA
- the LOC105769389 gene encoding uncharacterized protein LOC105769389, whose protein sequence is MDPCPFVRLTVGNLALKIPVASKPARSVVHPSLSPCFCKIKLKNFPLQTAVVPYFPRENQFPDNQQQTLAATFHLSKADIDKLAQKSIFSAKPCLKIAVYTGRRGSTCGVNSGCLLGKVSVPLDLAGTESKACVFHNGWISVGKETKKDSSARFHLNVKAEPDPRFVFQFDGEPECSPQVFQIRGNIRQPVFTCKFSFRNTGDRNQGSGSLRSEPSSSRRWLSSFGSERERLGKERKGWSITVHDLSGSPVAAASMVTPFVASPGSGRVSRSNPGSWLILRPGGGTWKPWGRLEAWRERGSSDGLGYRFELIPDMSAAAIVLAESTLSSSKGGKFVIDLGGRSGSNGRVTPRSATSPACSPRSSGDFRYGLWPFAVHQGFVMSAGVEGEGKCSKPRVEVSVQHVNCTEDAAAYVALAAAVDLSIDACRLFSQRLRKELCNHHQELLG, encoded by the exons ATGGATCCTTGCCCTTTCGTACGACTTACCGTCGGCAATCTAGCGTTGAAAATTCCGGTGGCGTCTAAACCAGCGCGGTCCGTCGTTCATCCTTCTTTGTCGCCGTGTTTTTGTAAGATTAAGCTTAAGAATTTCCCTTTACAAACCGCCGTTGTTCCCTACTTTCCACGGGAGAATCAGTTTCCCGACAACCAGCAACAAACCCTCGCCGCAACTTTCCACCTCAGCAAAGCTGATATCGACAAACTTGCTCAGAAATCGATCTTTTCCGCCAAGCCTTGTCTCAAGATCGCTGTCTACACCGGCCGGAGAGGCAGTACCTGCGGTGTTAACTCAGGGTGTCTGTTAGGAAAAGTTTCGGTACCGTTGGATCTGGCGGGAACCGAATCCAAGGCTTGTGTTTTCCACAATGGCTGGATTTCAGTCGGGAAAGAAACTAAAAAAGATTCCTCTGCTCGGTTTCACTTGAATGTGAAAGCGGAACCCGACCCGAGATTTGTTTTCCAGTTCGACGGCGAACCGGAATGTAGCCCTCAAGTGTTTCAGATCCGAGGAAATATCCGGCAACCCGTTTTCACTTGCAAATTCAGTTTCAGAAACACCGGTGACCGGAATCAAGGATCCGG TTCGTTACGGTCAGAGCCAAGTAGCTCTCGGAGATGGCTAAGCTCGTTTGGAAGTGAAAGGGAAAGGCTAGGAAAAGAACGTAAAGGTTGGTCCATAACGGTTCACGACTTATCCGGCTCACCTGTAGCCGCGGCTTCGATGGTTACTCCTTTCGTGGCTTCACCGGGATCGGGCCGAGTCAGTCGTTCTAATCCCGGCTCATGGCTTATTCTCCGTCCAGGAGGTGGTACCTGGAAACCCTGGGGCCGTCTCGAGGCTTGGCGAGAACGCGGCTCTTCTGACGGACTCGGTTACCGTTTTGAACTCATTCCTGATATGAGCGCGGCAGCCATTGTCCTGGCCGAGTCGACGCTGAGTTCAAGTAAAGGAGGGAAGTTTGTGATTGACTTAGGTGGCCGAAGCGGTTCCAACGGACGGGTGACGCCGAGGAGTGCGACGTCGCCGGCTTGTAGTCCGAGGAGTAGCGGTGATTTCAGGTACGGGCTATGGCCGTTTGCCGTGCATCAAGGATTCGTAATGTCGGCTGGCGTGGAAGGAGAAGGCAAGTGTAGTAAACCTCGCGTGGAGGTGAGTGTGCAGCACGTGAACTGCACGGAAGATGCAGCTGCTTACGTGGCATTAGCCGCTGCCGTTGATCTGAGCATTGATGCTTGCAGGCTCTTCTCTCAACGTCTAAGAAAAGAGCTCTGTAATCATCACCAGGAATTACTTGGTTGA